The region CCATTCGTCCTTTAAAATTTCTATTAGCTGTTGAAATAACATTTTCTCCATCTGACGGGACACCATTATGTGTTCCAACACAAGGTCCACATCCTGGAGCAACAATAGTCGCACCTGCTTTGATCAAAGTTTGAATGACACCTTCGTCTATTGCTTCAAGAAGTATTTTTCTAGATGCCGGAGCTACTATTAGTCGAACTTGCGAACCAATCTTCTTACCTTTTAGTATTTTCGCAGCTATTCTCAAGTCTTCAAGTCTACCGTTTGTACAAGTTCCTAGTAAGCCTTGCTGAATTGGAATACCTTCTACCTCGCTAATAGAACTTACATTGTCAACAGTATGTGGTTTAGCGACTTGAGGCTCCAAATAACTAACATCAAAATTATAAATTTTTTCATATTTGGCTCCATCATCTGATTGGTATGTTTTAAACTCCTTATATGTACGGTTTTTTAGCCATTCTAAAACTTTATCGTCAGCTTTCATTAATCCAACTTTTGCTCCCATTTCTACAGCCATATTAGATAGAGTAAATCTTGCGTCAACTGACAACTCATCTATGACATTTCCTTCAAACTCAATTGCTTTATATGTTGCACCATTAGCAGTCAATTCCTTAATAATATACAAAATAATATCTTTTGAGTAAACACCAAAAGGTAAATCACCATTTATAAATATTTTGATAGTCTCTGGGACTTTAAACCATAGTTTACCACTTGCCATAGCTATCGCCAAATCAGTTGAACCTACACCAGTAGAAAAACAGTTAATTGCCCCATATGTACAAGTATGTGAATCTGCACCAATTACAATTTGACCTGGAAGAGCATGACCTTGTTCTGGCACAAGTTGATGACAAATACCGTCTCCTATATCATAAAAAAATATGTTATTTTGATTTCTAAAGTTTCTCATTAACTTATGCAATGCGGATACTTTTTCTGAAGGACTAGGTGAGTTGTGATCAATAACCATTGCAATTCTTTTTGAATCAAAAACAGAGTTAGCTCCTACTTCCTCAAAAGTCTTGATTGCCAATGGGGAAGTACCATCTTGTCCCATCATAAAATCAACGTCAACTATTACTAACTCTCCTGCTTCTACGTCTCTTTTCAAGTGATCACTAAAAATTTTCTCAGAAATTGTTTTAGCTTTTGGCATTATTCCCTTTTTCCTCCTTCATTTCTTTATATAAATACATTAGTTCTTTATCAAACAAAGATCTTTTTAATTGTACGGAAAGAGCTCTAACTTTCTCTAACATTTTTTCACTTTCTTCAGCTGTTAGCTCAATTCCATACTCTTTAAACTTGGCTATGATTGCATGTTTTCCGGAATGTTTTCCAATTAAAATTTGTCTTTGTAGGCCAACTTCTTCAGGACTAAAAGATTCATATGTATTAGAATCTTTTAAGACTCCATCAGTGTGTATTCCAGATTCATGAGTAAACACATTGTGACCTACGATGGCTTTTGATAACGGAAGCGGCCTTCCAGAAGCAGAAGAAACATACTCACAAATTTCTCTTAGCATCTCTGTTTTTATGCCCAAATCTAATTTATATATATACTTTAATGCCATAATAACTTCTTCTAATGCCGCATTACCTGCCCTTTCACCTAAACCATTAACCGTCACTCCTGCATATTTTGCACCAGCTTTAATACCCGCTAATGTATTTGCTGTAGCCATACCAAAATCATCGTGTGTATGTGTTTCAACATCTATTCCAACTTCTTCTATAATTATTTTTATTCGTTCATAAATAGAAAAAGGATCTTCCATCCCTACCGTATCACAATATCTTAACCTATCTGCACCTGCTTCCTTTGCTTCTTTAGCAAATTTTAGTAGAAATTTCATATCACTTCTTGAAGCATCTTCTGCATTAACCGATACATACAATTTGGATTTTTTAGCATATTGTGTTGCCTTAACCATGCTTTGTAAAACCCATTCTCTATCTTTCTTTAATTTATGTTTAATATGAATATCTGAAGTAGATATAGAAATAGCAACCGCATCAACACCACAGTCAAGCGATTCATCGATATCACTTATAACTGCTCTATTCCATCCCATAACGCTTACTCCAAGGTCCAGACTGCATATCTTTTTTATAGCTTCTTTTTCATCTCCACCCATTGTTGGTATTCCAGCTTCAATTTGGTAAACGCCTAGTTCAGCTAACATTTTTGCAATCTGAACTTTCTCTTCATTAGCAAAAACTACCCCGGCAGTTTGTTCTCCATCTCTTAAAGTGGTATCAACTATAAAAACGTTTTTCATAATTAACGGTACACCTTTTTCAATCATCTAGAGTGTACCCACCCTCCTTTTTGTAAAAAATGAACAACATAAAATTTTTTCTATTATATATTAAAGCGCTAAAATTATCAAGTAGAAGGTAAACACTTTTGTAATATTAAGGATAAACAGGAACAATCTCCAAAGCAGTATTTTCTGGAATACCTAATAAAATATTCATATTTTGTACAGCTTGGCCACTAGCTCCCTTAACCAAATTATCTATAGCAGACATTATTATTAAAGTATTAGTTTTTTTATCAAATTCAAAACCTATCTCGCAAAAATTCGAACCGTAAACATCTTTGGTTGAAGGATATAATCCAGGTTTAAGAATTCTAATAAATTGCTCTTCTTTGTAGTAATTTTTATATATAATGTATAATTCTTCAATTGTTATATTTATATCACATTTACAATAAATAGTACTTAATATTCCTCTAGTCATAGGTACAAGATGAGGCGTAAAAACTATATTGACACTACCTTCTTGCATTTTTGATAATTCCTGCTCCATTTCTGGAACGTGCCTATGCTTTGCTACATTATAAGGTTTCAAATTCTCATTACATTCTGAAAATAGGTTTCCGTATTTTGGTTCATGTCCTGAACCAGAGACACCAGATTTTGAGTCAATAATTATTGTATTATCTTTTATAAGTTTGTTCTTCATTACCGGCATTAATCCTAATAAAACACTTGTTGGATAACATCCCGGATTTCCAACTATTTGCGCATATTGTATCTTATCTCGATATATTTCAGGTAATCCATAAATTCTGTTGAATTTTTCATATAATGTAACTTCTTCTTTTGGGAAATACCATTGCTTATAGATTTCATAATCGTCAAACCTAAAAGACGATCCTAAATCAATTATTTTCTTTTGAGAGCCAGTGATCATTTTTGCCAATTTAAACGCATACTCAGAAGGCAAAGTATTAAATATTAAGTCGCATAATCCTACGGCCTTTTCTAAATTTAATTTTTCAAGAGGTATTTTACAAAAATTTTCTAAACTGGGGTACACATCTGAAATTGTATTTTCATCAAAACTCCTGGAAGTTAAATACACAATATTCACATATGGATGTTTTGATAGTAAACGAATTAGTTCTAAACCTGTATATCCAGTTGCACCAAGAATTCCTACATTCATCATATTTCCTCCCATTTTGCAGACCCTATAGTTTTTCTATTTTTTAAAATATTCTCAAGATCTAAAATTTCGTATACATCCTCGTTTATTAAATTGCTGAATTTCTTGAATTCTTCTAAACTTAATTTTTCTAAAGGACTATTTTTCTCAATTGCATACCTAACAATTTTTCCAACAACTTCATGAGCATCTCTAAATGGCAATCCTTTTTTTACAAGATAATCTGCAAGATCTGTAGCATTCATATATCCACTTTTTGTTGCCTTTTCCATATTTTTATTTTTTATCTTCATGCTTTTTATCATACCAATAAATATTTTCAAACATCCTTTAAGAGTATCGATTGTATCAAACATAGGTTCTTTATCTTCTTGCATATCTTTATTGTATGCAAGAGGTAATCCTTTCATAACGGTAAGTAAAGTTATTAAGTTTCCATATACTCGTCCGGTTTTTCCCCTAATCAGCTCTGCGGAATCAGGGTTTTTCTTTTGGGGCATAATACTACTTCCAGTTGAATAATTTTCATCAAGCTCAATGAAGTTAAATTCCTGTGTTGACCATAGTATGATCTCTTCACAAAATCTACTTAAATGCATCATTATTAATGAAGAAGATGAGAGAAATTCAATTATAAAGTCTCTATCACTGACAGCATCAATACTGTTATTAGAAATTTCCTTGAAACCTAGTAAAGAAGCAACATATGTACGATCTATGTCAAAAGATGTACCTGCCAAGGCACCAGATCCCAAAGGCATAACGTCTATTCTCTTATATAAATCATTCAGTCTAGATATATCTCTATCAAACATTTCTACATAAGCTAATAAATGATGAGAAAAGGTAATGGGTTGCGCTCTTTGCAAATGCGTATAACCTGGAAATAGTGTATTTCTATATTTCTCAGATAAATCATTTAAAACATCGTTGACTTCTTCTAAAAGGCCGATTATTTCTTTAACTTCTTTTTTTAAATATAACCTTTCATCAGTAGCTATGAGATCATTTCTACTTCTTCCTGTATGCAATTTTTTCGCTGTACTTCCTATCTTTTCAAATAAAAGTTCTTCAATTAGAGTATGAACATCTTCTATATCTGGAATATTTTCAAATTTAATTTTCTTAATTTCTTCCAATCCTGTTTTTATAATATTGAATTCTTGATCGTTTAATACGCCTGCTTTGTTTAAACCAGCCGCATGAGCTATTGAAACATCTACTTCATAAGGTAAAAGCCTTATATCGACTGATATAGAAGAATTAAAAATCTCCATTTCCGGATTTGTTCCTTTATCAAACCTACCTCCCCAAAGCTTCATCTTACTCCTCCTAAACATTTTAGTTTATTTCATTCAGAAATTCTAAAATCTGTACTATATATAAGTTTTTGATTTGGTTATTTTTGCAAAATACCTCCCTACTTCTAATCCTCGCTAACTCGTAATTTCTTTGATTTTTTGTTACTTGTACCCAAGCAAGGGAAAAAGCTTTGCCCTGACCCAATTTTATATTCAAAACATCATTCTTAAAAAATAATCTTTTCTAAAGTCGCTAATTTTAGTGTGTATGAACGAATTGAAAAATACGATAATTTACCTTCACATATTCTATAATTAATTTTTTATTAATTAATTAGACACTTAAGTAATAGATTCTTTCTCTTCTTTTTTGTTAATTATTTTATCTTTATTTATTTTAAGTAATTGATAGGCTCTCATTTTTAATGGGAGACCAAACAAATTGATAAATCCTTCTGCATCTTTCTGATCGTACACTGAATCTTTTCCAAAAGTAGCTAATTCTTCATTATACAATGAATAAGGAGATTCAATTCCAGAAGTAATGATATTACCTTTGTACAATTTTAATTTTACTTTTCCAGTTACTACACTTTGAGTTTCTTCAACAAAAGCATCTAAAGCTTCTCTTAATTGTGAAAACCACAATCCATTATAAACTAAATCGGCATATTTTTGTGCAACAATATCTTTAAATCTAGCTGTTTCTTTATCAATAACCAACGATTCAAGCTCTTTATGAGCATAATATAAAATTGTTCCTCCTGGAGTTTCGTAGACACCACGTGATTTCATTCCTACTAGTCTATTTTCTACTATATCTGCAATTCCTATACCGTTTCTGGCTCCAATCGTATTAATTTCTTCTATAAGTTCTACTGGATCAAATTCCTTATCATTCACTTTTACCGGAATTCCCTTCTTGAATTCAATTGTAATATATTCAGGACAATCAGGGGCTTTTTCTGGAGGAACAACCATTTCAAAAAGAGTATCTTTTGGTTCATTTTTTGGATCTTCTAGATCTCCTCCTTCATGACTGATATGCCACAAATTTTTATCAACACTGTAAATTTTTTCTTTAGAAACACTTATAGGTATCCCTTTTTTTATTGCATATTCAATTTCTTCTTCCCTTGACTTAATATTCCAAACTCTCCATGGAGCAATAATTTTAATTGTTGGATCCAAAGCTTTTATAGATACTTCAAATCTTACTTGATCATTTCCTTTTCCTGTACAACCATGCGCTATATATTTCGCATTCTCCTTATGAGCAATTTCAACTAACTTCTTTGCTATCAAAGGTCTTGCAAAAGATGTTCCTAATAAATATTTACCCTCATAAATTGCTCCTGATTTTAATGTAGGATATATATAATTAACAACAAACTCTTCTTTCACATCTTCCAAATATACCTTGCTTGCTCCACTTTTTATAGCTTTCTCTTTTATCATTTGTGTTTCTGAACCCTGCCCAACATCTATGCATGCTGCAATAACTTCACATTTATAATTCTCCTTTAGCCAAGGTACAATAATTGAAGTATCTAATCCTCCCGAATAAGCTAAAATTACCTTTTCTCCTTCTAATATCATTTATATTCCTCCTTTATTAAATTATTAATACCACTTTAGAAATTCCAAAACTTGTACTTTATATAAATTTCGTTTTTGATTTTTTTACAAAATACTTTCCTACTTTTAATCCTCACTAACTCTTAATTTCTTTAAATTTTTCGCTACTTATAGCTAGCAATGCAGAAAGGACTCCTCACTAAACCCATTAAAATTTTAAAATCCAATTTTTAGAAAATCTACATTTCTAAAATCATAATAAATTATTAAAACTTTCTTTAATAACATGCATCTTAAACACATAAAATTACATTTTATTTTTTTCAATAGACTTCTTGAAAAGTCTCATCTAAAATATCAACTGCCACTGAGATATCTTTTTTTGTTACAATGAGAGGAGGAACAAACCTTAATATATTGTTGCTAACGGCATTTATAAGAAGTCCCTTTTCTAGCGCAACTTGAACAACGTTATATGCTTTATCCACATTCAATTCACAACCTATCATTAAACCTTTACCTTTAATTTTTTCAATACAATGGTACTTTTCTTTTAGTCTCAAAAGTTCGGATTTAAAATAATTTCCCTGTATTTGTACGTTTTCTAAAAACGAATCTTCTGAAACTATGTTCATTACTGTTTTCCCCACTGCACAAGCTAACGGATTACCTCCAAAAGTTGATGCATGATCCCCAGGAGAAAAGACATTAGCCTTTTTATTGGCCACTACTGCTCCAATCGGAAACCCTCCTCCTAACCCTTTAGCTAACGTCATAATGTCAGGCTCAACACCATAATGTTCGTATGCAAAAAGTTTTCCAGTTCTTGCTATACCAGTCTGAACTTCATCAAAAATCAAAAGGATATCGTACTCATCACACAACTTTCTCACTTCTGTTAAATATGTTTGGTCTGCTTCATTGATTCCACCTTCCCCCTGAATTACCTCTAAAATTATTGCACAAGTAGAATCGTTGATTGCATTTTTTAAATCATCAATATCGTTATAATTAACATACTTAAATCCTCCAACTAAAGGTTTAAAATATTTTTGATATTTTTCCTGACCTGTTGCAGTAAGCGCTCCATATGTTCTACCATGAAATGAATTGTGCGCAGCAATAACTTCATTCCTTTTTTCTCCATATTTAAGATAACTATACTTTCTAGATAATTTCAATGCTCCTTCATTTGCTTCAGCACCACTATTACAAAAAAACACACAATCTCCAAATGATTTTTCACACAAGATATTTGCTAAATCAATTTGATTTTCATTCCAATATAGATTAGAACAGTGCATTAATTTATTTGCTTGACTAACAATTGTTGAAACGATTTTTGGATGAGCATGACCTAAGCAATTTACTGCAATACCTGCAACAAAATCAAGATATTCTTTTCCTTCATTATCAAATACTTTAATTCCCTCGCCTTTTACTAATTCAATAGGATTTCTTGAATAAGTATTCATCAGATATTTACTACTCTCATTAATTTTCTTCATAACTATTCTCCTTTACAATCATTGTCCCAATACCTTCTTTGGTAAATATCTCCAAAATTAATGAATGGGGTATCCTTCCATCAATTATGTGGGCACTTTCTACCCCTTCTTCAATAGCCTTGACACAACATTTCAATTTGGGTATCATCCCCTCGGTAATAAAATGTGAATTTAAAAGTTCTTTTGATTCTTGATAGTTAATTTTTGAAATAATACTTCTCTCATCATTTCTATCTTTTAAAACACCTGAAACATCTGTTAATAAAACAAACTTTTCTGCTTTCAATATAGATGCAATCTTGCCAGCTGCCGTATCAGCGTTTACATTATAGGTGTTTCCATCCCTTCCAATGGCACATGGAGCAATTACTGGAATGTATCCATTTTCTAAAATCATCATAAGAAAATCTTTGTTAATGTCAATAATTTCCCCCACATAGCCAATATCTCCATTCGATATATCTTTCTCAGCGATTAATAAGTTTGCATCTTTACCACTTAACCCAACAGCATTTCCTCCATGTTTATTTATCAAAGAAGTTATTTCTTTATTTATTTTTCCTACTAAGACCATTTCTACAATTTCCATTGTTTCTCTATCAGTTACCCTTAATCCATTAACAAAATTTGATTCGATATTTACCCTTTTCAACATTTTATTAATTTCTGGCCCCCCACCATGAACAACAACAGGATGTAAACCAACATATTTC is a window of Defluviitoga tunisiensis DNA encoding:
- a CDS encoding 3-isopropylmalate dehydratase large subunit, producing MPKAKTISEKIFSDHLKRDVEAGELVIVDVDFMMGQDGTSPLAIKTFEEVGANSVFDSKRIAMVIDHNSPSPSEKVSALHKLMRNFRNQNNIFFYDIGDGICHQLVPEQGHALPGQIVIGADSHTCTYGAINCFSTGVGSTDLAIAMASGKLWFKVPETIKIFINGDLPFGVYSKDIILYIIKELTANGATYKAIEFEGNVIDELSVDARFTLSNMAVEMGAKVGLMKADDKVLEWLKNRTYKEFKTYQSDDGAKYEKIYNFDVSYLEPQVAKPHTVDNVSSISEVEGIPIQQGLLGTCTNGRLEDLRIAAKILKGKKIGSQVRLIVAPASRKILLEAIDEGVIQTLIKAGATIVAPGCGPCVGTHNGVPSDGENVISTANRNFKGRMGNNKAFIYLASPATVAASCIEGKITDPRKYL
- the nifV gene encoding homocitrate synthase, whose amino-acid sequence is MIEKGVPLIMKNVFIVDTTLRDGEQTAGVVFANEEKVQIAKMLAELGVYQIEAGIPTMGGDEKEAIKKICSLDLGVSVMGWNRAVISDIDESLDCGVDAVAISISTSDIHIKHKLKKDREWVLQSMVKATQYAKKSKLYVSVNAEDASRSDMKFLLKFAKEAKEAGADRLRYCDTVGMEDPFSIYERIKIIIEEVGIDVETHTHDDFGMATANTLAGIKAGAKYAGVTVNGLGERAGNAALEEVIMALKYIYKLDLGIKTEMLREICEYVSSASGRPLPLSKAIVGHNVFTHESGIHTDGVLKDSNTYESFSPEEVGLQRQILIGKHSGKHAIIAKFKEYGIELTAEESEKMLEKVRALSVQLKRSLFDKELMYLYKEMKEEKGNNAKS
- the argC gene encoding N-acetyl-gamma-glutamyl-phosphate reductase, whose product is MMNVGILGATGYTGLELIRLLSKHPYVNIVYLTSRSFDENTISDVYPSLENFCKIPLEKLNLEKAVGLCDLIFNTLPSEYAFKLAKMITGSQKKIIDLGSSFRFDDYEIYKQWYFPKEEVTLYEKFNRIYGLPEIYRDKIQYAQIVGNPGCYPTSVLLGLMPVMKNKLIKDNTIIIDSKSGVSGSGHEPKYGNLFSECNENLKPYNVAKHRHVPEMEQELSKMQEGSVNIVFTPHLVPMTRGILSTIYCKCDINITIEELYIIYKNYYKEEQFIRILKPGLYPSTKDVYGSNFCEIGFEFDKKTNTLIIMSAIDNLVKGASGQAVQNMNILLGIPENTALEIVPVYP
- the argH gene encoding argininosuccinate lyase yields the protein MKLWGGRFDKGTNPEMEIFNSSISVDIRLLPYEVDVSIAHAAGLNKAGVLNDQEFNIIKTGLEEIKKIKFENIPDIEDVHTLIEELLFEKIGSTAKKLHTGRSRNDLIATDERLYLKKEVKEIIGLLEEVNDVLNDLSEKYRNTLFPGYTHLQRAQPITFSHHLLAYVEMFDRDISRLNDLYKRIDVMPLGSGALAGTSFDIDRTYVASLLGFKEISNNSIDAVSDRDFIIEFLSSSSLIMMHLSRFCEEIILWSTQEFNFIELDENYSTGSSIMPQKKNPDSAELIRGKTGRVYGNLITLLTVMKGLPLAYNKDMQEDKEPMFDTIDTLKGCLKIFIGMIKSMKIKNKNMEKATKSGYMNATDLADYLVKKGLPFRDAHEVVGKIVRYAIEKNSPLEKLSLEEFKKFSNLINEDVYEILDLENILKNRKTIGSAKWEEI
- a CDS encoding argininosuccinate synthase, coding for MLEGEKVILAYSGGLDTSIIVPWLKENYKCEVIAACIDVGQGSETQMIKEKAIKSGASKVYLEDVKEEFVVNYIYPTLKSGAIYEGKYLLGTSFARPLIAKKLVEIAHKENAKYIAHGCTGKGNDQVRFEVSIKALDPTIKIIAPWRVWNIKSREEEIEYAIKKGIPISVSKEKIYSVDKNLWHISHEGGDLEDPKNEPKDTLFEMVVPPEKAPDCPEYITIEFKKGIPVKVNDKEFDPVELIEEINTIGARNGIGIADIVENRLVGMKSRGVYETPGGTILYYAHKELESLVIDKETARFKDIVAQKYADLVYNGLWFSQLREALDAFVEETQSVVTGKVKLKLYKGNIITSGIESPYSLYNEELATFGKDSVYDQKDAEGFINLFGLPLKMRAYQLLKINKDKIINKKEEKESIT
- a CDS encoding acetylornithine transaminase, with the translated sequence MKKINESSKYLMNTYSRNPIELVKGEGIKVFDNEGKEYLDFVAGIAVNCLGHAHPKIVSTIVSQANKLMHCSNLYWNENQIDLANILCEKSFGDCVFFCNSGAEANEGALKLSRKYSYLKYGEKRNEVIAAHNSFHGRTYGALTATGQEKYQKYFKPLVGGFKYVNYNDIDDLKNAINDSTCAIILEVIQGEGGINEADQTYLTEVRKLCDEYDILLIFDEVQTGIARTGKLFAYEHYGVEPDIMTLAKGLGGGFPIGAVVANKKANVFSPGDHASTFGGNPLACAVGKTVMNIVSEDSFLENVQIQGNYFKSELLRLKEKYHCIEKIKGKGLMIGCELNVDKAYNVVQVALEKGLLINAVSNNILRFVPPLIVTKKDISVAVDILDETFQEVY
- the argB gene encoding acetylglutamate kinase; amino-acid sequence: MNFGRMYNDEIEKANVLVEALPYIKHFSGKIVVIKYGGKAMENEQIKTLIMQDIVLMKYVGLHPVVVHGGGPEINKMLKRVNIESNFVNGLRVTDRETMEIVEMVLVGKINKEITSLINKHGGNAVGLSGKDANLLIAEKDISNGDIGYVGEIIDINKDFLMMILENGYIPVIAPCAIGRDGNTYNVNADTAAGKIASILKAEKFVLLTDVSGVLKDRNDERSIISKINYQESKELLNSHFITEGMIPKLKCCVKAIEEGVESAHIIDGRIPHSLILEIFTKEGIGTMIVKENSYEEN